CATTCAACCAGTCTCTGGATACCACCTCTCTGGTATTCCATTCTGGATCACTGGATTACTAGATCAGCTCTGTCACTGGCCATTCAAGTCCCTAAGaatctggctttggctaaaaaaaacacccagtaaaatctgcaacaaaaaaaaagaagcttttcagCAACTTGGGCCTTAGGCCGGCTGCAGACGACCGTGCTGCAActtgccgtgaattaaaagcatagACTGCACAAGGGGGACACAGGGATGTGCACAGGCCGTGCTTCtgaggctcctttcattaaaccggagccacggaagcacgggccgcaaaataggacaggaataggacctgttctatatcttGCGGCCCGCACACAGGACTGTGAAATTCACCATCGTGCCAATAGAAAAGAACatggccacggtcgtctgcaagggccttagccttatgcctGGGGCCACTGGACTGAGTAGTTGCGGCAATAGGCGAGGGGGCAGAGTAAGAGGCAGTAGGCGTATATTGCCTCTCCAACCATATGCACTGCAATAAACAAATGTGTTTTGCTAGTGAGACCATAAAGGAAGCCATGCATTATATTACCGGTGcctaaaatacagtgatttattGCTACTGAATATTGTTACTGAATAAATATCAGAGTTTGCTTTTAACTCCAGTTTATTCATGTGACATAAACATTATATGACCTCGTAGACCTGCGATCGTATCTATGATCCGGAGTTTACATTGGTCGTTGCCAGTAATATTGACTCTGGCTCATTTAACTTAACTTACTTTCTGCAAAGTACATAAAACAGTAGTGTTAGCTCCTGCATGAAGAGGGTCAAAGAACAATACAGCGTACTGTAATTTACTGCCATAGACTCACACTTAGTATACAGCCATTAAAGAACATCTGCCCTGATGATGGAGACACAGCACACAATGTACCGTAGAGGTGAACAAGAATATCACAGCTATTGGTCAACAAGATACCAGCCTAGCCTGCCGGCATTAACCAAGGTTTTCCAACTTACACCAAAAACTCACAGACAGGGATAACCCTAAAGTATAACTTTTGTTAGATATATACAACTCAAAGGTGTTGGCCATTTCCAGATCCATATTAAGAgataaatgttattatttgtataataaaaagttgtacaattttccaatatactttttatatcaattcctcacagtttctagatctctgcatgCTGTCATTCATTGATATTGATGTGATCACTGGACTGGACCAAGTACCAACGTGACCATCTGGTCTTCCGTAGTTGAAAGAAGATTAAGTGACAGTGGTCTAGGAGACAAGTAGTTTAGGActaatcttagggtgcattcacactgagtaaacgctagcttattttgtagagtaaaattacacttgtaaattttgctatcccattgacttcaatgacattttacaggcgtattttttacaggcatatttttacacttgtaaaaaaatatcattgaagtcaatgggatagcaaaatttacaagtgtaattttactctacaaaataagctagcgtttactcagtgtgaatgcacccttatgttgTATATCACACTAGCATTCTGGTCTCTCTTGTTCaagtttgcatggggaccccagAGATGGAGACCTTGTCTGCTCAAAAAACAATTACCCAcgcaaacctgtggaccccacagactataatgaggtatGCTGGGTCTCCACCTGGTTTCTGCTGGTTTTATACTAAAACCAGTGGAGTGTAAAGGCCTCCTTGTAGGActattctctccaccgattttaagtGGAATCCTAAGGAGACTGCAACACAGATGAGAATCCAGCCTAATAAATGTTTCTTAGCTACCGATTAAGACAACAAcctatcaccactaagatggttagagaaaattgttacattttttaattaatcaaATTTGCAAAAACGTTTAAATTTTAATTGTCTATACTTTTAAGTATGGTTACGTTCATGAGAACACTCCTTTAAGTTTTAGGGTGATCCCTGTTTGTGAGTGTTTAGATGTGAATATGACTTTAACCAGAGTGGGGACTGTTGTTTGCATTATACGGATACAttcagattgaaaaaaaaaattgcttgctGTAAGTAAAAGTGGTTTTCTAGAagctacatattgatgacctatccagtatcagattggtgggggtctgacacctggagacCCCACAATCAGCCATGAAGACactgcagcattcaggtgagcaCTGTGGCCTCTACAATGAATACTTAGCACAGTGGTATTGATGTTCATCTCCGTTCACTGGAATGGGACTGggatgcaaacaggccatgtgatgaaTGAATGTGACGTCACTGGCCTATAAAGCAGAAGCAGCACTCATCTGAGGGCCACTGCCACTTTAAACATTTgatctacacacacacatacatacatacatacatacatatacacatatatacaccacacacatacacaaatccacactacaccacacatacatacatacatacacaaccCAAGGATTGCTCATCAATCTGAAACtcttggaaaaaccctttaaacaaTACACATGTAAAGTCTGACCATACTCATACACAGCATTATGTAGTAGATCACAAGCTCTATATGACTTGCACAAATGTGGTGGTATATAGATTCTGTCCAATGCTTCAATGTCtcctagatactgtatatagcttcTAGGAGAACATAATCCCAAACCCCATATGATATATACATCTCTGTATTACGCATCTGCACATAGATGATAGCACAACAAGTTTATTTTCTCATAGATTAGGCAAACCTACAGTACACATGCATCCATATAAAATCAGAGGCACAAGACGGTATAGTATGGGCCCATAGCAGACTATGGTCACCATTTTAACATTCTAGAGTATCATATGCTCATGTGCATGAGGTCTGATTGAATTGGAAACTTGAGATCCTGCAAGATCCCCACAATATAGGGCCACATTGTTAGCATATTATTGGAAATGGGAAACTGGTTTTAGAcctgggccccacattgcgaaaacacagtacctgcaaagtggatgggagtctggctaatcccatccacacattgcagaaaaaaatctgcagtgggaaAGCTGTGATTTCAATAAGGTTTGTGTTTTTGAAATTAGTAGCACGCCAATAATAAATACGGAAACTCTGGTCcgcgtgtggggccttagcttatctTATTTTTGGAAATGGGAAATTGGTTTTAATCAGAAGATCTTTACTACAAACATCCATACACTGTTCCACATTATtacagaaaagtaaaaagaaaaaatgtaatttatgtaTCAATGTAGATATTACTGTATGGGGCGTTGGTATTAAATGGGTCATccaacttttaaaaaaatattttaaaaaaatatgcaaatgttaTAAAGAAAAAACATCACAACTCGCCTGTTTCTTCCCCTACAAATCTAGCACTAAGACTCTGGGGGTCCTCCTGGTCACCATTACAAATGGTCAGAAAGTGACGGCTGTAGCGTATAAGTGACCACAGGGGTCATGTGCTGTACTTGGCTGTCATCACTGTGCTGAGATGCAGCATATTACTGTAGCATACTTGCTAACATTTCAGAATTTGGTAAGATTGCCCAGAAGATTCAGAGACAATCCCAGCAATTTTTTGTCTCGGCCAGAAAGGGATGAGGGAGCTCCAGGTGGCTTCGGTATTCCCAGTATCTGGCTGAAATTAGAAAATTAATTCAATGCAAATTTTAGTAACTGTGTAGTACTATTACATAATGTCCGGGAGGTCCCAGGGGCATCAGTGCTGGGTTCTTGGGGAAAAGGAAAAACATGTTGCACTTCTTTGCagagttttttacattttttttccagaagttgtgcaatccctttaaggctagcaaaaccccccaaaacactgtagaaaaaaacgAGAGGAAACATATCAGGTTTTTTCTGCAACGTTGTTCACGGAAACGTTTCCCCTGcgcactttctgcccctattatgccTATACTGAAAACGTCAGTAATTCCAGAGGTATAAGTgacaagcatttttgaaaatgcagtacGGTATAtctactgtggatttttttctacaatgtgtggatgggattagacagaatcccatctactttgcaggtattctaaaatgctgtgttttcgcaacTTGGGGCCCGGCCTAAACCTAGTTTTTATAAAATGCAGTCATCATACAATGTGATATATCCTCGATATCTGGCTGTCCCAATACAATAAAAAAGAGGTAAATGCCAGCCTAGTTATTACCCGCATCCGATATACACACTCAGCTAagcccaggttcacatctgcatcagacaaTTGCCGGCCGAAAAGCTACAACTCCGACTTTTGCATATGGCAGTTTCAGTTAAAAGAACGGACACCCGATGGATTCCATTATAGACAATGGGGTCTGGTGGGCGACATTGGTAGCAACTATTTTAGCGGtctgtgtgtccattgttctggtcctccagcaGACCATAAACACAGAcagtggcacagatgtgaacttcgtATAAGTCCCTGCTAGTATTGATGTCTGTCAGCACATGGGGAACTCCTTATTACTTGGACAATTGAACatgttatatatgtatactgtattttttttctacaagagTCTTTAGGAATATGGAAGTCCTTGTTTTATACTTTATCCTTAGCACACAAGCATAGATCCTATAGGGTAAGCAGTCCAGACAAATAGGTAGGGTAGTCAATAAATGAAGGAAAATGCCCCTAAAATGGTGTTATACTCTCAAAGGCCTCATTGTCCGCTCCTTCAGAAAACTGTAAGTTGTCATAATGAGCTCCATTTTCAACAGTTTCTGCAGATTTTATCCTTTCTTCACATCCATCCTGGTCTTCAGATTTCGCCTTATTTCTTTTCCTGTTATACAGACAGAAGCATCAAGTGAATGTTCCTACAAGGTACAGCATTGTCAGGGTTAAATGAGTTATTCTTCATAGGAGATCACCAGCATTTTGATATAAACGACCTATCCTCAAaatgggccatcaatatcaggTCATGGTTGTCCAAGTCCGAGCACCGCTACTGATCAGATGATTATAggggcacagcgccatacactgtgtagtggaagTGTCTAATACTACACAGTACATTCGCCTGAGCTGCTGTAAGTTATATTACCAGGCATAGCGGATACCAAAACTACAGTGCTGTGCATAGTAAACAATACCTGGCCATACCTTGGACATATTGAATTTGACCATGGCTGATCCCAGGCAGAACATGAAGTCCTTGGGCCACAGTGCAAAATATGTATCGGGCTCCCtgactataatgtattgtttataatACTGGTCTCCTTATATAGGGTAGAAACACCTTACTGGcccccttagggtcagttcacatggcggaaaataaaGAGCAAATATCTCTTCATTTTCCGGCACTGGCTTTTTCGTGGAGCTAGTTGTGATGGGATGCCgattgcagtgcatcagcattctgtggcggcatcctgctccttattaggcccagatgaaatgGGACtattcaggagggagtctcaagctgcaGTCACCACcagcagaatccgcagcaagattgagcaggacgcttcttttttccgcatcctgttgcaatctctgcctcccatagaaaacaatgagaGGCGGATTCTGGAGGTatatgaactgaccctaaggcttCTGGTCCCAGGTGCGACCTCACCTTCagaaccccctcaagttacgccctagTGTATgataagaagcgagatgctcattcttcaggccgttttgcctcgcgattcggcctgaagaaactcccttctcctgactaggcccattcattgggcctaatccatagaGGAATGTGCGACTACCCGTTCAGTCGCGGTTAcccgtttttttggactggaacctgaggcggcctcagcctcaggttccggtccaaaaaaccccgtggtAACttactcttagggtatgttcacacggagtattttgcaggcagattttgacgcagaatccacctgaaaatccacctgcaaaaacgtctcccattcatttcaatggcagtcccttgctttttttcccactagcaatttttttcagctagcgggaaaaagaagcgacataccctATCTTCCCGTGGATTCCTCAGCTGTTTCATCCACGACATCCGCCGCgcaagactcactcctgattaggcccattcatccaggacaCTGCATCGACATCCCGTTGTGGTTCGCTGCGTGGAAaagtcacacggtggaaaaggtttccgccgtgtgaacatacccttagaattCATGGCAcatcttacatagttacatagtcgatgaggttggataaagacatgagtccatcaagtccaacctataaccctacaatccctacagtgttgatccagtggaaggcaaaaaaaccccatgaggctcgtgccaattgcctcatttcagggaaaaaactccaaatctggcagtcagtataaaaccctggatcaacgtgtcctatCTTGAGAGGCTCCATGCCTTAGCATCAAACTTTATGCAAGGGACTAGCAtatatttcaggtataactcatgtCATAAGATATCTGTTGAGCTGAAGCGTCACTGCCTTGATCTCCACCCTGCTCTGACCACTTTTCTAATAAGTGGTGAACAGGCTGGAACGTGGGGAATATGGCGCATATTTTGGTGCTTTTTACCTCTTTTGCAAGGTCAGAAGCACCAAAATTGAAGTCTATACTAGTCGGGGAGTGGAGTAAATTTCAGGTATGATTCACattagttatagtaaatctgtcggGCCAAGATGTCCCTGCTTTGATCTCTGCCCACTTTTCTAAAAAGTGGAGAGCAGGTCAGAAATGGAGAAAGTGGTGCCACTTTTGAGCACCTTTTTTAGTAAATTTCTCCATACCCCAGTCTTTCTTTTTGGCCACCACAATCTATTTTTTGTAGAAATATAATATAGGTCTATAATATGGAATAGTGGTATAGTTTGCCCTTCGGCAGCAGGAATTAATATGGGATATGTTGATAATGTTCCATTCCAAGAAAGACTGTATGCAGAAATAAGACATCTCTATAACTTCACCTGTATACTTCCTTGACCCTTGACCAAAATGTACAAAGGAACATTACCTGACATCACAGGGAGCATTTGTTTTGAAATCACTAGATAAGAAACTCAAAGATCATGAATTATGCCTATCGGGAGAGTTTATGGCACGGTGTGCGGTAATTTCTACACTCGGAAATCATTAACTCTAATAgcattttattgttttatgtGAACTTGGAATCAGTTCTTGTTTCTGTGATATGAAAGCAATTCTGATGAGCCATGGCTATTAGTCGGTAATCACACTGCAAGCATCAGTTTGTTTAATTGCAGCCAATTAAACTGTATTCAAATTGAGATTATCgaaaaggaaaaaaggaaaatagtaTTATATATCAGGATACAGACGTCCTGGCATTCATTGTGCAATAGAGATTTCCAGTGCACTACCAGAGGGACAATAATACATTGTCTAAAATATGATTTATATATTGGAGTCCAATTTTGTGCTATGTTAACAatggtgttaaagggagtctgacaggtccaaaatgtctcccaaaccaataatagtgctgtgtAAAGGCCATTAGAAGCAAAAGCACAAACCATTGAAAGAATGCAGAGATAAataactttttatggatatgtttATCAGTCAGCAAGTACAGAGGGGGGGGAGGGAACCtgatttgccagatttgcctTCAGATGGCCATATGTGCTCCAGCTCTTCTCTGGCAACCTTGCCCAACATCTCCCCTCTAGCTGTATATGTTTTCAAACGCTGCTTGTATCACGTCTTCCTGTAGGCAAATCAGGCCTGCAGCTTGTGTTTTATACATCTACATGTGTTTTTTGCCTTGCCAATCATGGGGCAAAGCTTAgctggtaagggcgggttcacatctgcgccccggtctctgttttacaggtttctgtttcctgcccgaaactggaaagGAGACAGAAACCTACAGTAATTTTTCAAACCCAATCATTGGAATGGGTGTGGAAAGTGtcaggccgtgagcgccggtgagcgttttgtgctctccgcgccaaaaccgttttttttttaaccggacacaaagtcggacatgcaggactttgtgttcggtaaaaaaaaacggtttcgccgtggagagcacaaaacgctcgcgGCCAGGAACAgtatgccaggtttccgtcttctgtcggtaGAAGACTGAAACCCGAGAACAGAGATcggcgctggtgtgaacacaccctaaggggTAGTACACCCACGCTATAAAGAGCACAGAGCAATCTGCTCCTGGCTCTgcgcactgtatagtacagggatcCACCCCAAACAGCCGATCCATCCCAGAGCTACATCTGAAAAGTCTTCGTAAAATATTGTTACGATGTGACCTTGCACTAAACAAGAAAAATCTACTTTTCCCATTCAATCTACACTTACTACCCCATATTAACAAGACAGGAGAGGTTCATGGACAACTGTGAATGTCCAGAGCCCAGGCTTgaacatctctggagagacctgatagTGGCTGTCCATCGATGGTCTCCATTCAAACTGACAGAGCTTGAAAGGATCTGTAGGGAATAATGGCAGAAAATCCCCAAATTCATGTGTGTGAACCTTGTGGTATCACATCCAAGAAGGATGgaaggtctgacacccagcactccCACTGGTcagctatcctaaggataggcctatAACATTAGCTCTTGGATAACCCCTCAAAGTTGCTGATTTCAAAAACCAGAATAATAAATTGCTACATAAAACCAagttgctgcgatttccaaaaccgcaacggatttgaaaatcgcaacatgtctgcAGTGCGAATTTTCCCGCACTGTTGGGATGGGATTCACACGTGGGGTCCTGGCGTTATGgtgataccgtgtttccccgacaGTAAGACGgtgtcctacattctttttacccccaaaagtcccactatgtcttactttcgggacatgtcttatattggaaaaaaaatgacaggggttgatggattgaagcggcggcacgcgaggagttaagcggcagccgccggccacttccatacattgcaatgggagcgtgctattcaaatagtattcgttcatctctaacttcaattgtaacttcttacaattgaagttagagatgcgcaaatactatttgaatagcgcgctcccattgcaatgtatggaagcggcaggcagactttgccgacggccgccacttaaagggattctaccattaaaagaagtactttcctctgaccacgtcggaatagccttaaaaaaggctattcgtctcctaccttttgccatagccagcgccgccttcttcctcagctgcatcctccccttctgtgtcgtcttctttgggcgtcatggttgacgcatgcgcagtcgactctggctgtgagagcctgttagagccgactgcgcatgcgtcatccatgaggcccaaagaagacgacacataaggcgcaccggacaataaagcgcaccgaactataaggcgcagcgctgtccggtgcgccttatgttTACTATGGTATGTCTTACTTTTACTTTTAGAcatttactatgtcttactttcggggtacgtcttacattagcccaccccccaAAAGTCCAATCATTTTTAATTAATGGCAATAAATGGTTAAACCAACTTACCTCTTGCTCTTAATTCCTGTTATCACAAGCAAAATGCTTGCGATTCCGAGAATGCCAACAACCACTCCAAATACAATCAGCCATGACTTGCTAGAAGACGCAACCTCAGGAGCGAGGGTAGGGGGAATGGCGAGGAACTCCAATGTGTGATCATCTAATAGGAAAGCGCTGTTTATCCGATTCCTTTCAAGTCTATGAAAAAGATGTATGTGTGAGGAAAGCTGTACCTACAAGTATGTTCCAAACATAATTTACATGATCAAAAAATTGAAGCTTTAAAGGGATcgtatcattcagatggaattttttgtgactaatacattggaatagccttaagaaaggctattcgtctcctaccttaacatgtcttct
This sequence is a window from Leptodactylus fuscus isolate aLepFus1 chromosome 2, aLepFus1.hap2, whole genome shotgun sequence. Protein-coding genes within it:
- the LOC142194526 gene encoding collectrin-like, translated to SALLYQNSADQYAWNADEEFLFKAVMVFAMRAHVNNAIQISNVEICNVTPRVSFWFVVTSPSNSSEPVQSTEVKNAIRLERNRINSAFLLDDHTLEFLAIPPTLAPEVASSSKSWLIVFGVVVGILGIASILLVITGIKSKRKRNKAKSEDQDGCEERIKSAETVENGAHYDNLQFSEGADNEAFESITPF